The proteins below come from a single Ruegeria sp. SCSIO 43209 genomic window:
- a CDS encoding arginyltransferase: MRHTLPIAPQFYVTAPQPCPYLEGRMERKLFTALQGEGADQLNNCLSQQGFRRSQNVLYRPSCTDCAACLSARIDVSAFQPSKSQKRAHKRNSYLIRRATSPWATDEQFDLFRRYLDARHADGGMADMDVFEFAAMIEETPIRSRVVEYADPETGELIAVSLTDVLDDGLSMVYSFYDPEFQQSSLGTYMILDHIEIAREAGLPYIYLGYWVPGSPKMGYKAKFAGLQVYMQGEWQRIKNPEQCDHTAHHPLSSAPIAEQVANIQLPDRHPTKG; encoded by the coding sequence ATGCGACACACGCTGCCAATTGCGCCACAATTCTATGTGACGGCACCCCAGCCCTGCCCTTACCTTGAGGGCAGGATGGAGCGCAAACTGTTCACCGCCCTACAGGGGGAAGGTGCGGATCAATTGAACAATTGCCTTTCGCAACAAGGATTTCGCCGCTCGCAGAACGTTCTGTATCGCCCGTCCTGCACCGACTGCGCCGCCTGTCTGTCTGCCCGTATCGATGTGTCAGCCTTTCAGCCAAGCAAAAGCCAAAAACGGGCCCACAAGCGCAATTCCTACTTGATCCGACGTGCAACATCGCCCTGGGCAACGGATGAGCAGTTCGACCTGTTCCGTCGGTATCTGGACGCGCGCCATGCGGATGGCGGCATGGCCGATATGGATGTCTTCGAATTCGCCGCGATGATCGAGGAAACCCCGATCCGCAGCCGAGTCGTAGAATATGCCGATCCCGAAACCGGCGAGCTGATCGCCGTCAGTTTGACCGATGTACTGGATGACGGGCTGAGCATGGTTTACTCATTCTACGATCCAGAGTTCCAGCAAAGCTCGCTGGGCACTTACATGATTCTCGACCATATCGAGATCGCGCGCGAGGCTGGGTTGCCCTATATTTATCTGGGCTATTGGGTGCCCGGCAGCCCCAAGATGGGGTACAAGGCCAAATTCGCGGGCTTGCAGGTCTATATGCAGGGTGAATGGCAGCGAATTAAGAATCCCGAGCAGTGTGACCATACGGCCCACCACCCCCTATCGTCGGCCCCGATTGCCGAGCAGGTGGCCAACATCCAACTGCCTGACCGCCACCCCACCAAAGGTTAA
- a CDS encoding RDD family protein, with translation MSHLPDPDSQPEFYQSVATKRFFAWLFDIAFISLLCTVAILLTFGMGFFILALIYAVISFVYRVVTIANGSATLGMRFMGIELRDAFGARMDTGKAIAHTAGYFVSMAIPVLQIISVIMMMTSARCQGLTDAFLGTVMINQRA, from the coding sequence ATGTCTCATCTGCCTGACCCTGACAGCCAACCCGAATTCTATCAGTCCGTAGCGACCAAGCGCTTTTTTGCGTGGCTGTTCGATATCGCCTTTATCTCATTGCTCTGCACGGTTGCGATCCTGCTGACCTTTGGCATGGGCTTCTTCATTCTGGCGCTGATCTACGCCGTCATCAGCTTTGTCTATCGCGTCGTCACCATCGCCAACGGCTCGGCCACACTGGGGATGCGGTTCATGGGGATCGAGCTGCGTGACGCGTTTGGCGCCCGGATGGATACGGGCAAAGCCATTGCACATACGGCAGGTTACTTTGTCAGCATGGCGATCCCGGTACTACAGATCATTTCGGTCATCATGATGATGACCAGCGCCCGCTGTCAGGGCCTGACCGATGCCTTCCTCGGCACCGTGATGATCAACCAGCGCGCCTAA